From a single Streptomyces sp. NBC_01276 genomic region:
- a CDS encoding peptidylprolyl isomerase, which produces MKRALISAFAAVTLVVSGGSVATASDGAPPRTTHGPCQYAQTPDEPPARPVPLPPDPRRTPSRGVIDMAVPTSQGPLPLHLDRAKAPCTVQSFLHLARHGFYDRTVCHRLTAYPTLKVLQCGDPTGTGEGGPGYKYKDELPVDLPPAPTDPTGTRRLYGRGLLAMANAGPDTNGSQFFVVYGDSALRPNYTVFGTVGPDGLATLDKTAAGGIEPTAENPAPVDGTPVLRTELLRVRPSGRH; this is translated from the coding sequence ATGAAACGAGCACTGATCAGCGCATTCGCGGCCGTGACGTTAGTCGTGTCCGGGGGGAGCGTCGCCACCGCTTCCGACGGCGCTCCACCGCGCACCACGCACGGTCCCTGCCAGTACGCACAGACCCCGGACGAGCCGCCGGCGCGCCCTGTTCCGCTGCCGCCCGACCCGCGGCGCACCCCCAGCCGTGGCGTGATCGACATGGCCGTCCCGACCAGCCAGGGCCCCCTCCCGCTGCACCTTGACCGGGCCAAGGCGCCGTGCACGGTCCAGAGCTTCCTGCACCTGGCACGGCACGGGTTCTACGACCGTACGGTGTGCCACCGCCTGACGGCGTATCCGACGCTGAAGGTCCTGCAGTGCGGCGACCCGACCGGTACCGGTGAGGGCGGGCCCGGGTACAAGTACAAGGACGAGCTGCCGGTCGACCTGCCGCCCGCACCCACCGATCCCACCGGCACGCGCCGCCTCTACGGACGCGGCCTGCTGGCGATGGCCAACGCCGGTCCGGACACGAACGGCTCACAGTTCTTCGTCGTCTACGGCGACTCCGCACTGCGACCGAACTACACGGTGTTCGGCACCGTCGGACCCGACGGCCTGGCAACACTCGACAAGACCGCCGCCGGAGGCATCGAGCCGACCGCGGAGAACCCGGCACCGGTCGACGGCACACCCGTACTACGGACCGAGCTGCTCCGCGTCCGGCCGTCCGGCCGGCATTGA
- a CDS encoding VOC family protein produces the protein MRLDHVSYAVARDSFVSTVQWIGSALGGGFVDGGVHPRFGTRNFILPLSGGTYVEVVTTLDHPAADRAPFGQAVARRAAEGGGWLGWVVSVDDIAPVEARLGRTSTEGHRVRPDGLDLRWKQIGLLELLEDPQLPYFLQWLVPNEERPSADPRTSTTIHGVSIAGNAASIAEFLGEPADHPLDQIDVTWVEDEEPGLVSVEFATAHGPVTI, from the coding sequence GTGCGACTTGATCACGTGTCCTACGCGGTGGCCCGCGACAGCTTCGTCTCCACCGTCCAGTGGATCGGATCGGCCCTCGGCGGCGGGTTCGTCGACGGGGGCGTGCACCCGCGATTCGGCACCCGCAACTTCATTCTCCCCCTGAGCGGCGGCACCTACGTCGAGGTCGTCACCACGCTCGACCACCCCGCCGCCGACCGCGCACCCTTCGGCCAGGCAGTCGCGCGCCGCGCCGCCGAGGGCGGCGGCTGGCTCGGCTGGGTGGTCTCCGTCGACGACATCGCCCCGGTCGAAGCCCGCCTCGGCCGCACCTCGACCGAGGGCCACCGTGTCCGCCCCGACGGGCTCGACCTGAGGTGGAAGCAAATCGGCCTGCTGGAGCTTCTGGAGGACCCGCAACTGCCTTACTTCCTTCAGTGGTTGGTACCCAACGAGGAGCGCCCGAGCGCCGACCCGCGCACCTCCACCACCATCCACGGGGTCTCCATCGCCGGCAACGCCGCCTCCATCGCCGAATTCCTAGGCGAACCGGCCGACCACCCCCTCGACCAGATCGACGTCACCTGGGTCGAGGATGAGGAACCCGGCCTGGTCTCGGTCGAGTTCGCCACCGCTCACGGCCCCGTCACGATCTGA